In the genome of Pempheris klunzingeri isolate RE-2024b chromosome 11, fPemKlu1.hap1, whole genome shotgun sequence, one region contains:
- the LOC139209243 gene encoding transmembrane protein 26: MCRLLNVLLALLSRFLFAVHGVVTVWRVVAIKEEPLYWLLLTGVALLGVEMAVTLKCTQNAEWRWFSPMVFLYLSTVIPSIWFLELSLLQSKLPVNNSSGPELHLLAHIPITAGIVELDPENWVAGLEQTMLIVLVLGRWLMPKGDMSRDQLSQLLMVYVGLGADILDIFDTFKEPEVKTNRAVVIIGLALFSWALMQFPLVLTQTQPPAGEPPQRSVSGFSCCPGAPSVFASCCSSEVWSLLLTVGLQDGPFLLYRLYLMVQEQVLNQLMIFFTCKNILIVLLELYRIFVVQCEQPVGESGLERCAALVLQCQTQKGEEEEEVEEEEAGREECCGDQSLRGTEREEDQRGVQPRSETQRLSSLEVQ; encoded by the exons ATGTGCCGCCTCCTGAACGTCCTGCTGGCTCTGCTGAGTCGCTTCCTGTTTGCCGTCCACGGCGTGGTGACAGTGTGGCGCGTGGTGGCCATTAAAGAGGAGCCACTGTATTGGCTGCTGCTGACGGGTGTGGCTCTGCTGGGTGTGGAAATGGCCGTCACTCTCAAGTGCACCCAAAACGCAGAGTGGAGATG GTTCTCCCCCATGGTTTTCCTCTACCTTAGTACTGTCATCCCGTCCATTTGGTTCCTGGAGCTGAGTCTGCTACAGTCCAAGCTGCCTGTCAACAATTCCTCAGGCCCTGAGCTTCATTTACTGGCTCACATCCCAATCACAGCG GGCATCGTGGAGCTGGACCCAGAGAACTGGGTGGCTGGCCTGGAGCAGACCATGCTCATAGTGTTGGTTCTGGGACGCTGGCTGATGCCCAAGGGGGACATGTCCCGCGACCAGCTGTCCCAGCTGCTCATGGTCTATGTGGGACTGGGCGCCGACATCCTGGACATCTTTGACACCTTCAAAGAACCTGAGGTCAAAACCAACCGAGCGGTCGTCATCATCGGCCTGGCCCTCTTCTCTTGGGCCCTCATGCAGTTTCCTTTGGTGCTCACCCAGACACAACCCCCAGCGGGTGAGCCTCCACAGAGGAGTGTGAGTGGTTTCTCCTGCTGTCCTGGTGCTCCATCAGTGTtcgcctcctgctgctccagtgAAGTGTGGAGCTTGCTGCTTACAGTGGGACTCCAAGATGGCCCGTTCCTGCTTTACCGGCTTTACCTCATGGTCCAAGAACAGGTGCTCAACCAGCTAATGATTTTCTTCACGTGCAAGAACATCCTCATCGTCCTCTTGGAACTTTACCGAATCTTTGTGGTGCAGTGTGAGCAACCGGTTGGGGAATCGGGGTTGGAGAGGTGTGCTGCTTTGGTGCTCCAGTGTCAAACCCAgaagggtgaggaggaggaggaggtggaggaggaggaagcaggtAGAGAGGAGTGTTGTGGAGATCAGAGCCTGAGAGGGACTGAAAGGGAGGAGGATCAGAGAGGAGTCCAG CCTCGCTCAGAGACTCAGCGTCTCAGCTCTCTGGAGGTTCAGTGA